A stretch of Myceligenerans xiligouense DNA encodes these proteins:
- a CDS encoding amidohydrolase family protein, protein MSDAPTLHLRGNVLLGDDREVGDLWVRGGRVSLTRPSAQGAGMRVIEGWAVPGLVDVHCHIGLAAEGPVPQDVALRQAVTDRDSGVLVVRDAGSPSDTRWVQARRDLPRLIRSGTHLALAKRYLRHFGHELDDPSELPAAVREQALRGDGWVKLVGDWIDRSLPEGGDLTPLWPDDVLRRAVAAAHAEAARVTVHTFATETVDSLLDAGVDGIEHGTGMTAEQITRAAAAGVAVTPTLLQVAQFEAIAEQAEPKFPVFAKRMRHLHARRYQQVRDFFDAGVRLLVGTDAGGTIGHGRIADECAELVAAGIPAAEVVALASWRARSYLGLGSVVEGSSADLVVYPEDPRENIDVLRYPTAIVLRGELY, encoded by the coding sequence GTGTCGGACGCCCCGACCCTGCACCTCCGCGGAAACGTTCTCCTGGGCGACGACCGTGAAGTGGGTGACCTCTGGGTGCGGGGCGGGCGCGTCAGCCTGACCAGGCCCTCGGCACAAGGCGCGGGGATGCGCGTGATCGAGGGCTGGGCGGTGCCGGGGCTCGTCGACGTCCACTGCCACATCGGCCTGGCCGCCGAGGGGCCCGTCCCGCAGGACGTCGCCCTGCGGCAGGCGGTCACCGACCGGGACTCGGGCGTGCTCGTGGTCCGGGACGCCGGTTCGCCGTCGGACACGCGGTGGGTCCAGGCGCGCCGTGACCTGCCCCGGCTCATCCGCTCCGGCACGCATCTCGCGCTCGCGAAGCGCTACCTGCGCCACTTCGGGCACGAGCTGGACGACCCGTCCGAGCTGCCCGCGGCGGTCCGCGAGCAGGCGCTGCGCGGCGACGGCTGGGTCAAGCTGGTCGGGGACTGGATCGACCGGTCGCTCCCGGAAGGCGGCGACCTGACCCCGCTCTGGCCCGATGACGTCCTGCGGCGCGCGGTGGCGGCGGCGCACGCCGAGGCCGCGCGCGTCACGGTGCACACGTTCGCCACCGAGACCGTCGACTCCCTGCTGGACGCCGGCGTGGACGGCATCGAGCACGGCACCGGCATGACCGCCGAGCAGATCACGCGCGCCGCGGCGGCGGGCGTGGCGGTGACGCCGACCCTGCTCCAGGTGGCGCAGTTCGAGGCGATCGCGGAGCAGGCCGAACCGAAGTTCCCCGTGTTCGCGAAGCGGATGCGGCACCTGCACGCCCGCCGCTACCAGCAGGTGCGCGACTTCTTCGACGCCGGCGTGCGCCTGCTCGTCGGGACGGACGCGGGGGGCACCATCGGGCACGGGCGCATCGCCGACGAGTGCGCGGAGCTCGTCGCCGCCGGCATCCCGGCCGCCGAGGTCGTGGCGCTCGCCTCGTGGCGGGCACGGTCCTACCTCGGGCTGGGGTCCGTCGTCGAAGGATCGAGCGCGGACCTCGTGGTGTACCCGGAGGACCCGCGCGAGAACATCGATGTGCTGCGGTACCCGACGGCGATCGTGCTGCGCGGCGAGCTGTACTGA
- the rplS gene encoding 50S ribosomal protein L19, producing the protein MQKLDSVDAASLRDDIPEFRAGDTVKVNVKVIEGSRSRVQAFQGVVIRRHGGGVGETFTVRKISFGVGVERTFPLHAPTIDSIEVVTRGDVRRAKLYYLRSLRGKKAKIKEKRETPAS; encoded by the coding sequence ATGCAGAAGCTCGACAGCGTCGACGCCGCCTCGCTGCGCGACGACATCCCGGAGTTCCGCGCCGGTGACACCGTGAAGGTCAACGTCAAGGTCATCGAGGGCAGCCGCTCCCGTGTCCAGGCGTTCCAGGGCGTCGTCATCCGCCGCCACGGCGGCGGCGTGGGCGAGACGTTCACCGTCCGCAAGATCAGCTTCGGCGTCGGCGTGGAGCGTACCTTCCCCCTGCACGCTCCGACGATCGACTCGATCGAGGTCGTGACCCGCGGTGACGTCCGCCGGGCGAAGCTGTACTACCTGCGCAGCCTGCGCGGCAAGAAGGCGAAGATCAAGGAGAAGCGCGAGACCCCGGCTTCCTGA
- a CDS encoding ribonuclease HII, whose protein sequence is MAEKSITRAKAPGARITPTLRTERALLASGPQLVAGMDEVGRGALAGPVSVGVVVVDARTRTAPQGIADSKLLTPAAREGLAPKVRRWALAAAVGHASAAEIDAHGIIAALRLAGRRALTEVQSEVGAVDVVLLDGKHDWLSDPGPDLFASGGLDVVPEGLGADDGPGALGGMPDVVTMIKADMHCSSVAGASVLAKVERDGILTRLAGDHPHYGWENNKGYSAPAHLEALANHGPSVLHRRSWNLPGAMMAG, encoded by the coding sequence GTGGCAGAGAAGAGCATCACACGGGCGAAGGCGCCGGGTGCGCGGATCACGCCGACGCTCCGCACCGAGCGGGCGCTGCTCGCGTCCGGACCGCAGCTCGTCGCCGGCATGGACGAGGTGGGACGAGGCGCCCTGGCCGGACCCGTGAGCGTGGGCGTCGTCGTGGTCGACGCGCGCACCCGCACCGCACCGCAGGGCATCGCCGACTCGAAGCTGCTCACCCCCGCCGCCCGCGAAGGGCTCGCGCCGAAGGTGCGCCGGTGGGCGCTCGCCGCGGCGGTGGGGCACGCCTCCGCGGCCGAGATCGACGCGCACGGCATCATTGCCGCGCTCCGGCTCGCCGGCCGGCGAGCGCTGACCGAGGTGCAGTCCGAGGTGGGTGCCGTGGACGTCGTCCTGCTCGACGGCAAACACGACTGGCTGAGCGATCCGGGACCCGACCTGTTCGCGTCCGGCGGCCTCGACGTCGTGCCGGAGGGCCTCGGGGCCGACGACGGTCCGGGTGCCCTCGGGGGAATGCCGGACGTGGTCACCATGATCAAGGCCGACATGCACTGCTCGTCCGTCGCCGGGGCGAGTGTGCTGGCGAAGGTCGAGCGGGATGGGATCCTCACCCGGCTCGCCGGCGACCATCCGCACTACGGGTGGGAGAACAACAAGGGCTACAGCGCCCCCGCGCACCTGGAGGCGCTGGCGAACCACGGGCCCAGCGTGTTGCACCGGCGGTCGTGGAACCTCCCGGGTGCGATGATGGCCGGGTGA
- the dprA gene encoding DNA-processing protein DprA, with product MADTLFNLPRFAFDVADERVARAAWSRLTEPADVVAGALVDALGAGPALEWLADALQAPSDAARELSRLELGQKMARSLAGGHDSRPVSPAGVLMAGVRRWAQRLQSLDPVRDLEALDRLDGTLLVPGDPGWPTGLADLGPAAPMALWVRGQADLAGLARRSVSLVGSRASTGYGEAVTRDLAAGLSERRFTIASGGAYGIDAAAHRATLTVRGSTIVLLASGVDRLYPAANTKFMEAAFADGAVVSEVPPGSVPFRQRFLARNRVIAALGRATVVVEAARRSGALSTANHATALARPVGAVPGPVTSMASTGCHDLLRSGAAVCVTDAAEAAELAGSLTTDAAPEQVTEPRPGDDLDPTARRVLDALPVRQAAPIESVATVAGLSIPEVRAKLGGLLITGLAEKEAGRWRRALQGTKK from the coding sequence GTGGCTGACACGCTCTTCAACCTGCCCCGGTTTGCGTTCGATGTCGCAGACGAACGCGTCGCACGGGCGGCCTGGAGCCGCCTGACGGAACCGGCCGACGTCGTCGCGGGCGCCCTGGTCGACGCCCTGGGCGCTGGGCCCGCCCTGGAGTGGCTCGCCGATGCCCTCCAGGCACCCAGCGACGCCGCTCGGGAGCTCTCCCGGCTGGAGCTCGGCCAGAAGATGGCCCGGTCGCTCGCCGGCGGCCACGACTCCAGGCCGGTCTCGCCGGCCGGTGTGCTGATGGCCGGGGTGCGGCGCTGGGCACAGCGACTGCAGAGCCTTGACCCAGTCCGTGACCTGGAGGCATTGGACCGGCTCGACGGAACGCTCCTCGTGCCCGGTGACCCGGGCTGGCCGACCGGGCTGGCAGACCTCGGCCCTGCGGCACCCATGGCGTTGTGGGTGCGGGGCCAGGCGGACCTCGCGGGACTGGCCCGACGTTCTGTCTCGCTGGTCGGGTCACGCGCCTCGACCGGGTACGGCGAAGCCGTCACCCGGGACCTGGCCGCCGGGCTGTCCGAGCGGAGGTTCACCATTGCCTCGGGCGGCGCGTACGGGATCGACGCCGCCGCCCACCGGGCGACCCTCACCGTACGCGGAAGCACCATCGTGCTCCTCGCATCCGGTGTCGACCGGCTCTACCCTGCCGCGAACACCAAGTTCATGGAAGCGGCCTTTGCAGACGGTGCGGTGGTCTCCGAAGTCCCGCCCGGGTCAGTGCCATTCCGGCAGAGGTTCCTGGCCCGCAACCGTGTCATCGCCGCGCTCGGCCGGGCGACCGTCGTCGTGGAGGCGGCACGACGCTCCGGAGCACTCTCCACCGCAAACCACGCAACAGCCCTGGCACGGCCCGTCGGCGCCGTCCCCGGGCCAGTCACATCGATGGCCTCCACCGGATGCCACGATCTCCTGCGCTCCGGCGCCGCGGTCTGTGTGACCGACGCGGCCGAGGCTGCTGAACTCGCCGGCAGCCTCACCACCGACGCCGCACCCGAACAGGTCACGGAGCCGCGACCCGGGGACGATCTCGACCCAACCGCCCGGCGTGTGCTCGATGCGCTACCCGTCCGGCAGGCCGCACCGATCGAGTCCGTCGCGACCGTCGCCGGTCTGAGCATCCCGGAAGTCCGCGCGAAACTGGGCGGTCTACTGATCACCGGTCTGGCAGAGAAAGAGGCCGGCCGCTGGCGCCGGGCTCTCCAGGGCACGAAAAAGTAG
- the trmD gene encoding tRNA (guanosine(37)-N1)-methyltransferase TrmD, with protein sequence MRIDVVTIFPEYLAALDLSLVGKARQRGLLDLRVHDLRDWTTDRHRTVDDTPFGGGAGMVMRPDVWGRALDEVLGAGATLILPTPSGEVFTQRHADELATAEHLVFACGRYEGIDARVAEHYRATGLDVRELSIGDYVLNGGEVAALVMIEAVGRLVPGMVGNPESLVEESHGAAGLLEYPVYTKPPRWQEIDVPDLLLSGHHARIDRWRRDEALRRTAGRRPEMIAALDGTALDKHDVALLAELGWTVSDDGRVVAAPRDPDAGTG encoded by the coding sequence GTGCGGATCGACGTCGTCACCATCTTCCCCGAGTACCTCGCGGCTCTCGATCTGTCGCTCGTCGGCAAGGCGCGGCAGCGTGGCCTGCTCGACCTGCGCGTGCACGACCTGCGGGACTGGACGACGGACCGGCACCGCACCGTCGACGACACCCCGTTCGGCGGTGGCGCGGGCATGGTCATGCGGCCCGACGTGTGGGGCCGTGCCCTGGACGAGGTGCTCGGTGCGGGCGCCACCCTGATCCTGCCGACACCGTCCGGCGAGGTCTTCACGCAGCGTCACGCCGACGAACTGGCCACCGCCGAGCATCTCGTGTTCGCCTGCGGGCGGTACGAGGGGATCGACGCGCGGGTCGCCGAGCACTACCGGGCCACCGGGCTCGACGTGCGAGAGCTGTCGATCGGCGACTACGTGCTCAACGGCGGGGAGGTCGCCGCGCTGGTGATGATCGAGGCGGTCGGCCGCCTCGTGCCCGGCATGGTGGGCAACCCCGAGTCGCTTGTGGAGGAGTCGCACGGGGCCGCGGGCCTGCTCGAGTACCCCGTGTACACCAAGCCTCCCCGGTGGCAGGAGATCGACGTCCCCGACCTGCTGCTCTCGGGGCACCACGCCCGGATCGACCGGTGGCGGCGGGACGAGGCGCTGCGCCGCACGGCCGGGCGCCGGCCGGAGATGATCGCCGCCCTCGACGGCACGGCGCTGGACAAGCACGACGTGGCCCTGCTCGCGGAGCTCGGGTGGACGGTGTCCGACGACGGCCGTGTGGTCGCCGCGCCCCGGGACCCGGACGCCGGGACCGGGTGA
- a CDS encoding RNA-binding protein has translation MLADALEHLVRGIVDNPDDVRVSAKTLRRGDLLEVRVHPDDLGRVIGRGGRTARALRSVVGALAADGSVRVDVVDVDRR, from the coding sequence ATGCTCGCGGACGCCCTCGAGCACCTGGTCCGCGGAATCGTCGACAACCCGGACGACGTCCGCGTGTCCGCGAAGACGCTGCGCCGGGGAGACCTGCTCGAGGTCCGCGTGCACCCCGACGACCTCGGCCGGGTCATCGGCCGGGGCGGCCGGACGGCCCGCGCGCTGCGTTCGGTCGTCGGCGCACTCGCGGCCGACGGCTCGGTCCGTGTCGACGTCGTGGACGTCGACCGGCGCTGA
- a CDS encoding DUF2469 domain-containing protein, with translation MSAEDLENYETDMELALYREYRDVVSLFSYVVETERRFYLANQVDLQVRSAAGEVYFELQMADAWVWDVYRSARFVKSVRVVTFKDVNVEELAKAELTL, from the coding sequence GTGAGTGCCGAAGACCTCGAGAACTACGAGACGGACATGGAGCTCGCGCTCTACCGCGAGTACCGGGATGTGGTGAGCCTGTTCTCGTACGTGGTGGAGACCGAGCGGCGGTTCTATCTCGCCAACCAGGTGGACCTGCAGGTGCGTTCCGCGGCGGGCGAGGTGTACTTCGAGCTGCAGATGGCCGACGCGTGGGTGTGGGACGTGTACCGGTCGGCGCGGTTCGTGAAGTCCGTGCGGGTGGTGACCTTCAAGGACGTGAACGTCGAGGAGCTGGCGAAGGCCGAGCTGACGCTCTGA
- the rpsP gene encoding 30S ribosomal protein S16 — protein MATKIRLKRFGKIRAPYYRVVIMDSRTKRDGRAIEEIGKYHPTEEPSLIEIDSERAQYWLGVGAQPTEQVAALLKITGDWQKFKGLPGTEGTLRTKGDKADATAAIDAVHAEAEKVKADAAAKADAAPAEGAETPAETEA, from the coding sequence GTGGCCACCAAGATTCGTCTGAAGCGCTTCGGCAAGATCCGGGCGCCCTACTACCGCGTCGTCATCATGGACTCGCGGACCAAGCGCGACGGTCGCGCCATCGAGGAGATCGGCAAGTACCACCCCACCGAGGAGCCGTCGCTCATCGAGATCGACTCCGAGCGTGCGCAGTACTGGCTCGGCGTCGGCGCGCAGCCGACCGAACAGGTCGCCGCGCTGCTCAAGATCACCGGTGACTGGCAGAAGTTCAAGGGTCTGCCGGGCACCGAGGGCACCCTGAGGACCAAGGGCGACAAGGCGGACGCCACCGCCGCGATCGACGCGGTCCACGCCGAGGCCGAGAAGGTCAAGGCCGACGCCGCCGCCAAGGCCGACGCCGCTCCGGCGGAGGGCGCCGAGACCCCGGCCGAGACCGAGGCCTGA
- a CDS encoding YraN family protein — protein sequence MRTKDDVGRAGERIALRYVEERGWTVLATNWRCGRLGELDIVALDGDVLVVVEVKTRSGTGFGHPSEAVTERKLARLRLLAGRWTQTHRQAVGQASERAGADLPRRWSAVRIDVIAVTLPAGTEPVVEHLVAVL from the coding sequence ATGCGCACCAAGGACGACGTGGGGCGGGCCGGCGAGCGGATCGCGCTGAGGTATGTCGAGGAACGCGGGTGGACCGTGCTCGCGACGAACTGGCGCTGCGGGCGCCTCGGCGAGCTCGACATCGTCGCGCTCGACGGCGACGTGCTCGTGGTCGTCGAGGTCAAGACCCGTTCGGGCACCGGATTCGGGCATCCCAGCGAGGCGGTGACGGAGCGGAAGCTGGCCCGGCTCCGCCTGCTGGCCGGGCGATGGACCCAGACGCACCGGCAAGCGGTCGGTCAGGCGAGCGAGCGGGCGGGCGCCGACCTGCCGCGGCGCTGGTCCGCGGTGCGGATCGACGTGATCGCCGTGACGTTGCCCGCCGGCACCGAGCCCGTGGTCGAGCACCTGGTGGCGGTGCTCTGA
- the ffh gene encoding signal recognition particle protein — protein sequence MFNSLSDRLTQTFKNLRSRGRLSEADIDATVREIRRALLDADVAVPVVREFTRAVRERSLSAEVSGALNPAQQVVKIVNDELVAILGGQTRPLHLAKTPPTVIMLAGLQGAGKTTLAGKLALALKEQGHTPLLVAADLQRPNAVNQLSVVAERAGVPVFAPHPGNTSAADDPAADAPLIGDPVGVARDGVAEARAKLHDVVIVDTAGRLGIDEVLMRQAADIREAITPDEVLFVIDAMIGQDAVNTAKSFADGVDFTGVVLSKLDGDARGGAALSVAQVTGRPIMFASTGEKLTDFEVFHPDRMASRILDMGDVLTLIEQAEKAFDTEQAEKMAQKVASGEDFTLADFLVQMQQLKNMGSMKKMLGMLPGMGQMREQLDQFDEREVDRIEAIVRSMTPAERDNPKIINGSRRARIARGSGTSANAVNQLLDRFSQAQKMMKQMGRGGGMPGMGPGGMPAMPGGPGMGMGKKSRGKSQPPKKKKGKSGNPAKRAQQEREAMQRALGGGRPQSSASAGAAFGKAGDDQAPPDMEALEQQLGKFLGR from the coding sequence GTGTTCAACTCCCTGTCCGACCGGTTGACCCAGACGTTCAAGAACCTGCGTTCGCGCGGGCGCCTCTCCGAGGCGGACATCGACGCCACCGTGCGCGAGATCCGGCGCGCGCTGCTCGACGCGGACGTCGCCGTGCCCGTGGTGCGCGAGTTCACGCGCGCGGTGCGGGAGCGGTCCCTGTCGGCGGAGGTCTCGGGGGCGCTCAACCCGGCACAGCAGGTCGTCAAGATCGTCAACGACGAGCTGGTCGCGATCCTGGGCGGGCAGACCCGGCCGCTGCACCTGGCCAAGACGCCCCCCACGGTCATCATGCTCGCCGGTCTGCAGGGTGCCGGTAAGACGACGCTCGCGGGCAAGCTCGCCCTCGCGCTCAAGGAGCAGGGACACACGCCGTTGCTGGTCGCCGCCGACCTGCAGCGCCCGAACGCCGTCAACCAGCTCTCCGTGGTCGCCGAGCGCGCGGGCGTGCCGGTGTTCGCGCCGCACCCGGGCAACACGTCGGCTGCCGATGACCCGGCTGCCGACGCGCCGCTGATCGGGGACCCGGTCGGCGTCGCGCGCGACGGCGTCGCGGAGGCACGCGCCAAGCTGCACGACGTCGTGATCGTCGACACCGCCGGCCGCCTCGGCATCGACGAGGTCCTGATGCGGCAGGCCGCGGACATCCGCGAGGCGATCACGCCGGACGAGGTCCTGTTCGTCATCGACGCGATGATCGGTCAGGACGCGGTGAACACGGCGAAGTCCTTCGCGGACGGCGTCGACTTCACTGGCGTCGTGCTGTCCAAGCTGGACGGCGACGCGCGCGGTGGTGCGGCGCTGTCCGTCGCACAGGTGACCGGCCGGCCGATCATGTTCGCCTCGACGGGCGAGAAGCTGACGGACTTCGAGGTCTTCCACCCGGACCGGATGGCGTCCCGCATCCTCGACATGGGTGACGTCCTCACCCTCATCGAGCAGGCCGAGAAGGCGTTCGACACCGAGCAGGCCGAGAAGATGGCCCAGAAGGTGGCCTCCGGCGAGGACTTCACGCTCGCGGACTTCCTGGTGCAGATGCAGCAGCTGAAGAACATGGGGTCGATGAAGAAGATGCTCGGCATGCTGCCGGGCATGGGCCAGATGCGTGAGCAGCTCGACCAGTTCGACGAGCGTGAGGTGGATCGCATCGAGGCGATCGTCCGGTCGATGACGCCGGCCGAGCGCGACAACCCGAAGATCATCAACGGCTCCCGCCGGGCGCGGATCGCCCGTGGTTCCGGTACCTCGGCGAACGCCGTCAACCAGCTGCTCGACCGGTTCTCGCAGGCCCAGAAGATGATGAAGCAGATGGGGCGGGGCGGCGGCATGCCAGGCATGGGGCCGGGCGGGATGCCCGCGATGCCGGGCGGGCCGGGTATGGGCATGGGCAAGAAGTCGCGCGGCAAGTCGCAGCCCCCGAAGAAGAAGAAGGGCAAGTCCGGGAACCCCGCGAAGCGGGCGCAGCAGGAGCGCGAGGCGATGCAGCGCGCGCTCGGCGGCGGACGTCCGCAGTCGTCCGCGTCGGCCGGCGCGGCGTTCGGCAAGGCCGGTGACGACCAGGCCCCGCCGGACATGGAGGCGCTCGAGCAACAGCTCGGCAAGTTCCTGGGCAGGTGA
- the rimM gene encoding ribosome maturation factor RimM (Essential for efficient processing of 16S rRNA) produces MELTVARIGRAHGLKGEVALDLRTDDPAERLGVGQVLRTVPPEAGPLTVTRARAHQDRWVVMFAEAADRTAAEGLRGVELVVDVDASDEEDAWYPHELRGLRAELADGTVVGEVAGLEHLPAHDVLVVSEPLPTGTVRTLVPFVTAIVPVVDVAGGRVVLDPPGGLLARDAEAAAAAEPDVPEPDVPDSDAAESDSAGSDADGRA; encoded by the coding sequence ATGGAGCTCACCGTCGCCCGCATCGGGCGCGCTCACGGGCTGAAGGGCGAGGTCGCGCTCGACCTGCGCACCGACGATCCCGCCGAGCGGCTCGGCGTCGGTCAGGTGCTGCGGACCGTCCCACCGGAGGCCGGGCCGCTGACGGTGACGCGGGCTCGGGCGCACCAGGACCGCTGGGTGGTCATGTTCGCCGAGGCGGCCGACCGCACGGCAGCGGAAGGGCTGCGCGGCGTCGAGCTCGTGGTCGACGTCGACGCCTCCGACGAGGAGGACGCCTGGTACCCGCACGAGTTGCGGGGCCTGCGCGCGGAACTCGCCGACGGGACCGTGGTCGGTGAGGTCGCCGGACTCGAGCACCTGCCCGCTCACGATGTCCTGGTGGTGTCGGAGCCGCTGCCCACCGGCACGGTGCGCACGCTGGTGCCGTTCGTGACGGCGATCGTGCCGGTGGTCGACGTCGCCGGCGGCCGGGTGGTGCTCGACCCGCCGGGCGGGCTCCTCGCCCGCGACGCCGAGGCGGCGGCCGCGGCCGAGCCTGACGTGCCCGAGCCTGACGTGCCCGACTCCGACGCGGCCGAGTCGGACTCGGCCGGGTCCGACGCCGATGGACGTGCCTGA
- the lepB gene encoding signal peptidase I, translating into MTTYPVAQHAKSPRRSPKEQSGGLAVLKEIAIIVISALVLSFLIKTFLVQSFYIPSASMEDTLITGDRVMVSRLTPGLIELERGDIVVFVDPGGWLQPYVPPDRGPVGNAITAGLTVVGLLPSDTGEHLIKRAIGLPGDHVECDAECADSGGPVRINGVPIDESLYVKAGNSPSGGKPFDVTVPDDMLFVMGDHRQSSSDSRFNTSKPGGGFVPVDNVVGTAFSTVWPLDRMEWHSNPDSVFTKVPDATGPAPQTSA; encoded by the coding sequence GTGACGACCTACCCCGTGGCGCAGCACGCGAAGTCTCCGAGGAGATCCCCGAAGGAGCAGTCCGGCGGGCTCGCGGTCCTCAAGGAGATCGCGATCATCGTGATCAGCGCGCTGGTGCTGTCGTTCCTGATCAAGACGTTCCTGGTGCAGTCGTTCTACATCCCGAGCGCGTCGATGGAGGACACGCTCATCACCGGTGACCGGGTCATGGTCTCGCGTCTCACCCCGGGCCTCATCGAGCTGGAGCGCGGCGACATCGTCGTCTTCGTGGACCCGGGCGGCTGGCTCCAGCCGTACGTGCCGCCGGACCGGGGTCCCGTGGGCAACGCCATCACGGCGGGCCTGACCGTGGTCGGGCTCCTCCCGTCCGACACGGGGGAGCACCTGATCAAGCGCGCGATCGGCCTGCCCGGTGACCATGTGGAGTGCGACGCCGAGTGCGCCGATTCCGGTGGCCCGGTGCGGATCAACGGCGTGCCGATCGACGAGTCCCTGTACGTGAAGGCGGGCAACTCGCCCAGCGGCGGCAAGCCGTTCGACGTCACCGTGCCGGACGACATGCTCTTCGTGATGGGCGACCACCGGCAGAGCTCCTCGGACTCACGCTTCAACACCAGCAAGCCGGGTGGCGGGTTCGTCCCCGTGGACAACGTGGTGGGCACGGCGTTCTCGACGGTCTGGCCCCTCGACCGGATGGAGTGGCACTCCAACCCGGACAGCGTGTTCACCAAGGTCCCCGACGCGACGGGGCCGGCTCCGCAGACGTCCGCCTGA
- a CDS encoding YifB family Mg chelatase-like AAA ATPase has product MVVATTLAVSMIGLRGHVVEVQAHLAASVPGFTLVGLPDAALAESRDRVRAAVTSSGLAWPVRKITVNLSPAALRKQGSGYDLAIAVAVLAGAGEVPAGGLERVVHLGELGLDGRVHPVRGVLPAVAAAVEAGYEQVVVASADLDEARLVPGARVVGATSLAEVVALHGGDASLVQAVEPVRRTPSGGFVREPGDLADVVGQSDARHALEIAASGGHHLFLVGPPGSGKTTLASRLPGILPDLTDTEAVEVTAVHSVAGSFDPAGGLIRRPPYEDPHHTATVAAVVGGGSGMPHPGAATRAHRGVLFLDEAAEFQPRVLETLRQPLEQGEITVHRAGGTARYPARFQMVLAANPCPCGMAIGKGLACTCTPTMRRRYLGRLSGPLLDRVDLQVDVLPVDPVERASGPGEATTVVAKRVLAAREAARERLQGTGWTTNAEVSGTWLREHVEIGRKIDQILNAALSTGKLSLRGVDRALRVAWTMADLRGQDSPGTDEVSEAIALRGGPRG; this is encoded by the coding sequence GTGGTTGTCGCGACAACACTCGCGGTGTCCATGATCGGGCTGCGCGGCCATGTCGTGGAGGTGCAGGCGCACCTGGCCGCCTCGGTTCCGGGCTTCACGCTCGTGGGCCTGCCCGATGCCGCGCTGGCCGAGTCCCGGGACCGGGTGCGGGCGGCGGTCACGTCGTCGGGTCTGGCGTGGCCGGTGCGCAAGATCACCGTGAACCTCTCCCCCGCCGCGCTGCGTAAGCAGGGCAGCGGGTACGACCTGGCGATCGCCGTGGCAGTGCTCGCCGGAGCCGGTGAGGTGCCTGCGGGAGGGTTGGAGCGGGTGGTGCATCTGGGCGAGCTGGGGCTGGACGGGCGGGTCCATCCGGTCCGCGGCGTGCTGCCCGCCGTGGCTGCGGCGGTCGAGGCCGGGTACGAGCAGGTGGTCGTCGCATCCGCAGACCTCGACGAAGCGCGGTTGGTGCCCGGCGCCCGGGTGGTCGGCGCGACGAGTCTGGCCGAGGTCGTCGCGCTGCACGGCGGCGATGCCTCGCTCGTGCAGGCCGTGGAACCGGTGCGGCGCACGCCGTCGGGCGGGTTCGTGCGGGAGCCGGGAGATCTGGCGGACGTTGTCGGGCAGTCCGACGCCAGGCACGCGCTGGAGATCGCCGCATCCGGAGGACACCACCTCTTTCTGGTCGGCCCGCCCGGGTCAGGGAAGACCACGCTGGCCTCGCGCCTGCCGGGGATCCTGCCGGATCTCACGGACACTGAGGCGGTCGAGGTGACCGCGGTGCACTCGGTTGCCGGGTCCTTCGACCCGGCCGGCGGTCTGATCCGTCGTCCGCCGTACGAAGACCCGCACCACACTGCGACCGTTGCCGCTGTTGTCGGTGGCGGTAGCGGGATGCCGCATCCTGGAGCCGCGACAAGGGCTCATCGCGGGGTGCTGTTCCTCGACGAGGCCGCCGAGTTCCAGCCGCGTGTCCTGGAGACGCTGCGTCAACCGCTGGAGCAGGGCGAGATCACCGTGCACCGGGCGGGCGGGACTGCGCGGTACCCGGCCCGGTTCCAGATGGTCCTGGCCGCCAATCCTTGCCCGTGCGGGATGGCGATCGGTAAGGGCCTGGCGTGCACCTGCACGCCGACGATGCGGCGGCGCTACCTAGGCCGCTTGTCGGGGCCGCTGTTGGACCGGGTCGATCTGCAGGTCGATGTGCTGCCCGTCGACCCGGTCGAACGAGCCTCTGGGCCAGGAGAAGCGACGACGGTGGTCGCCAAACGCGTGTTGGCCGCCCGGGAAGCGGCACGCGAGCGGCTGCAAGGGACGGGGTGGACGACGAATGCCGAGGTCTCCGGGACTTGGCTGCGCGAACATGTCGAGATCGGCCGGAAGATCGATCAGATCCTCAACGCCGCGCTCTCGACCGGGAAGCTGAGCCTGCGCGGCGTGGACCGGGCGCTACGGGTCGCCTGGACCATGGCCGACCTGCGGGGCCAGGACTCGCCCGGGACCGACGAGGTCAGCGAAGCCATCGCACTGCGAGGTGGTCCCCGTGGCTGA